From one Paractinoplanes brasiliensis genomic stretch:
- a CDS encoding SMI1/KNR4 family protein translates to MTKPTNGSLFRTVIRFAGKVGLIDTVTLWRPTSQAELDLVAGCGWRSWPGDLGGQPLVGREEATRTVRESLVPAEGVGYVTRVEVDPSDGRLAGVISEEADFRGPVGDDEFAEAEAMLGTPLPAAWRAYLQGGSWLHSGWLDKSGTYISLHSPREMIELHDAWRDTVASHPGIAIIGGDGSREQLVLDLRRDPAPVRLADLASEGWETTFQQTADVGELIARIEAGAFAIDFGSD, encoded by the coding sequence GTGACAAAGCCGACGAACGGCTCGCTTTTCAGAACAGTCATCCGATTCGCCGGTAAGGTCGGGCTCATCGACACTGTCACGCTTTGGCGTCCCACCAGTCAGGCCGAACTCGACCTTGTGGCCGGGTGCGGCTGGCGGTCGTGGCCCGGTGACCTGGGCGGTCAACCGCTGGTGGGCCGGGAGGAAGCGACCCGGACAGTCCGCGAGTCGCTGGTGCCCGCGGAGGGCGTCGGCTACGTGACGCGCGTCGAGGTCGACCCGTCCGACGGTCGCCTGGCGGGGGTGATCAGCGAGGAGGCCGACTTCCGCGGCCCGGTCGGCGACGACGAGTTCGCCGAGGCCGAGGCCATGCTGGGCACCCCGCTGCCGGCCGCCTGGCGTGCCTACCTGCAGGGTGGCTCCTGGCTGCACAGCGGCTGGCTGGACAAGAGCGGCACCTACATCTCGCTGCACTCGCCGCGCGAGATGATCGAGCTGCACGACGCCTGGCGGGACACGGTCGCGAGCCACCCGGGCATCGCCATCATCGGCGGCGACGGTTCGCGCGAGCAGCTTGTGCTCGATCTGCGCCGGGACCCGGCGCCGGTCCGGCTGGCCGATCTCGCCAGCGAGGGCTGGGAGACGACGTTCCAGCAGACCGCCGACGTCGGCGAGCTGATCGCCCGGATCGAGGCGGGCGCCTTCGCCATCGATTTCGGCAGCGACTGA
- a CDS encoding Hsp70 family protein → MTVSAQGWRVGISIGSASTVAMLRAPGMRPRPILAGGSPRMPSSADPVYPGHRDPLWAGSMLPQHLARIAHEVHRAAGAEPVETTVGCPPEWENSRRSALAEAVTRAGLGGVEVAGEVTAAAACLTSMDGAAVPPGGLLLVFDAGASSCDAGLLRRTADGFETVAFETVDGSGGIQLDTGLVEFLGARIAAGDKTLWHRLMDPLTPVDRAARLLLWEEVRALKHRLSTEPEATLSVPLADTGLTVTREEFEALARPVFDRALRVTREVLGPAAVSAVFLAGGSSRIPLLGRLLTELTGREPITVKDPDLVVAEGCALLERRQAPLIDDDVQFTVYRPLRLPPGRWESMLVFAHKPGPAGEVHERAERSFAGENPSPRTVDSRRPPAPGARLRVVPELPGVECHPPEHVLDRHEPVQELAFRLRVAPTAPEVVRGFVRVWCGPVVIGEVSLALPVTLGDVPVERRPEPIRRYRKIFPSYSGRDRAVAEDFAVAARALGDQYLQDVVTLRSGEQWSPRLLELIEEADIFQLFWSNNSMISDYCRAEWEYALGLGRPSFVRSFYWEDPLPEAPHLGLPPAELRRLHFARVPVAVAAPDPPRAAAAEPAASAPGAPTWSPPPPAAPRSPAPAPDPAPAACLRVVRADGETTTYGLPRQRATIIGTAVNADLRLTDLYASRRHAEITPVRGRFLVDDLGSTNGTTLNGRRVRGREPLRPGDVIGVGKTRLEFSEPADVPATPPAAAPPPAAPANRASAGLVTTGAALAVAGVGWWLLSPYAGTVVGLIALVVGLILVAAGLRRH, encoded by the coding sequence ATGACGGTGTCGGCGCAGGGCTGGCGGGTCGGGATCAGCATCGGCTCGGCCTCGACGGTGGCGATGCTGCGCGCGCCGGGGATGCGGCCCCGGCCCATCCTGGCCGGGGGCTCGCCCCGCATGCCCTCGTCGGCCGACCCGGTCTATCCCGGCCACCGTGACCCGCTGTGGGCGGGCTCGATGCTGCCGCAGCACCTCGCCCGCATCGCCCACGAGGTGCACCGGGCCGCGGGCGCCGAACCCGTCGAGACCACCGTCGGCTGCCCGCCCGAATGGGAGAACAGCAGGCGGTCGGCGCTGGCCGAGGCGGTCACCCGGGCCGGTCTCGGCGGCGTCGAGGTGGCCGGCGAGGTCACCGCGGCTGCGGCCTGCCTGACCTCGATGGACGGCGCCGCCGTGCCGCCCGGCGGTCTGCTGCTGGTCTTCGACGCCGGCGCCAGCAGCTGCGACGCGGGCCTGCTGCGCCGCACGGCCGACGGGTTCGAGACGGTGGCGTTCGAGACGGTCGACGGCTCCGGGGGCATCCAGCTCGACACCGGCCTGGTCGAGTTCCTCGGCGCCCGGATTGCGGCCGGGGACAAGACGCTCTGGCACCGCCTGATGGATCCGCTCACCCCCGTCGACCGGGCCGCCCGCCTGCTGCTGTGGGAGGAGGTGCGCGCGCTCAAACACCGGTTGTCCACGGAACCGGAGGCGACGCTGAGCGTTCCGCTGGCCGACACCGGGCTGACGGTGACGCGGGAGGAGTTCGAGGCGCTGGCCCGGCCGGTGTTCGACCGGGCCCTGCGGGTGACCCGCGAGGTGCTCGGCCCCGCGGCCGTGTCGGCGGTCTTCCTGGCCGGCGGGTCGAGCCGCATCCCGCTGCTGGGCCGGCTCCTCACCGAGCTCACCGGCCGCGAGCCGATCACCGTGAAGGATCCTGACCTCGTGGTGGCCGAGGGCTGCGCGCTGCTGGAACGCCGGCAGGCGCCGCTGATCGACGACGACGTGCAGTTCACCGTGTACCGTCCGCTGCGGCTGCCGCCCGGCCGGTGGGAGTCGATGCTGGTGTTCGCGCACAAGCCCGGCCCGGCGGGCGAGGTGCACGAACGGGCCGAGCGCTCCTTCGCGGGCGAAAACCCTTCCCCCCGTACGGTGGACTCCCGCCGCCCGCCGGCCCCCGGCGCCCGCCTCCGGGTCGTGCCCGAACTGCCCGGAGTGGAATGCCACCCGCCCGAGCACGTCCTCGACCGGCACGAGCCCGTGCAGGAGCTCGCCTTCCGCCTGCGGGTGGCCCCGACAGCGCCCGAGGTGGTCCGCGGCTTCGTCCGCGTCTGGTGCGGCCCGGTCGTCATCGGCGAGGTCTCGCTGGCCCTGCCGGTCACGCTCGGCGACGTGCCCGTCGAGCGCCGGCCCGAGCCGATCCGCCGGTACCGCAAGATCTTCCCGTCCTACTCGGGCCGTGACCGGGCCGTGGCCGAGGACTTCGCGGTGGCCGCCCGCGCCCTCGGTGACCAGTACCTTCAGGACGTGGTGACCCTGCGTTCCGGTGAGCAGTGGAGCCCCCGCCTGCTCGAACTGATCGAGGAAGCCGACATCTTCCAGCTTTTCTGGTCGAACAATTCCATGATCTCGGATTATTGCCGCGCGGAATGGGAATACGCGCTGGGCCTGGGACGGCCGTCGTTCGTCCGGTCGTTCTACTGGGAGGATCCGCTTCCGGAGGCGCCCCATCTGGGGTTGCCCCCGGCGGAACTGCGCCGCCTGCACTTCGCGAGAGTGCCCGTCGCCGTGGCGGCCCCGGATCCGCCCCGTGCCGCCGCGGCCGAACCTGCGGCGTCCGCCCCGGGTGCACCGACGTGGAGCCCGCCACCCCCTGCTGCTCCACGGTCGCCGGCGCCGGCACCCGATCCGGCGCCGGCGGCATGTCTGCGGGTGGTGCGGGCCGACGGCGAGACCACGACGTACGGGCTGCCCCGGCAACGCGCCACGATCATCGGCACGGCCGTCAACGCCGACCTGCGCCTCACCGACCTGTACGCGAGCCGCCGCCACGCCGAGATCACCCCGGTACGCGGGCGGTTCCTGGTCGACGATCTCGGCAGCACGAACGGCACCACCCTCAACGGCCGCCGGGTCCGCGGACGGGAACCGCTGCGCCCCGGCGACGTGATCGGCGTGGGCAAGACCCGCCTCGAGTTCTCCGAGCCCGCCGACGTCCCCGCCACCCCGCCCGCCGCGGCCCCGCCCCCGGCAGCCCCGGCGAACCGTGCTTCGGCCGGGCTCGTCACCACGGGCGCCGCGCTGGCGGTGGCCGGCGTCGGATGGTGGCTGCTCAGCCCGTACGCGGGAACGGTTGTGGGTCTGATCGCGCTGGTGGTGGGGCTGATCCTCGTGGCGGCCGGGCTGAGGAGGCACTGA
- a CDS encoding GNAT family N-acetyltransferase produces the protein MQIRPAAGAADTTHVRDLVDSAFTPYIPRLGHKPKPMTADYDTIVASGRCWVAVDAGEIVGMLHLETAGDHLEVETVAVAPGTQARGVGGRLLAFAEQRARDQGLPEVRLCTSRTMTENIAYYPRRGYRETHRDAERVFFAKTV, from the coding sequence ATGCAGATCCGGCCCGCGGCGGGGGCGGCGGACACCACGCACGTACGGGATCTGGTCGACAGCGCCTTCACGCCCTACATCCCGCGGCTCGGGCACAAGCCCAAGCCGATGACCGCCGACTACGACACGATCGTGGCGTCCGGCCGCTGCTGGGTGGCCGTCGACGCGGGCGAGATCGTGGGCATGCTGCACCTGGAGACCGCCGGCGACCACCTCGAGGTCGAGACGGTGGCCGTCGCGCCCGGCACGCAGGCGCGCGGGGTGGGCGGGCGGCTGCTGGCCTTCGCCGAGCAGCGGGCCCGCGACCAGGGCCTGCCGGAGGTGCGGTTGTGCACCAGCAGGACGATGACCGAGAACATCGCGTACTACCCGCGGCGCGGCTACCGCGAGACCCACCGCGACGCCGAGCGGGTCTTCTTCGCCAAGACCGTCTGA
- a CDS encoding sialidase family protein, which translates to MPTPFTVARAEAGLLAHFPDVVRLPDGRLLATYREGAGHVRSDGRICLVESTDGGETWSQPWVAVDGDFDDRDPKLGVRADGTVLLSYFVIDWSTTPLHTTHGTYVHSSTDGGRTWSEPIPVGTSMIDEGGRLTPAVPTWAASHGGAVELPTGDVLLPLYGRLPGEKWQRATVVRSTDGGRTWPAESEVLLAEGDGVHYQEPTLTVLDDGTVVALIRTTADRAWICRSTDHGHTWSEAQPTDMPASSHHALTLSTGEVLVTYGDLSPRFSEHRDTVGRLVRDPAKTWDGYPDVQLYDSGHPDQANPSSVEVAPGRFLTVSFDVREATVVGFFTTPADYPG; encoded by the coding sequence GTGCCGACGCCGTTCACCGTCGCACGAGCCGAAGCCGGGCTCCTGGCCCATTTTCCCGACGTCGTACGGCTGCCCGACGGCCGTCTGCTCGCCACCTATCGCGAGGGCGCCGGGCACGTACGATCCGACGGGCGGATCTGCCTGGTCGAGAGCACCGACGGCGGCGAGACGTGGTCGCAGCCGTGGGTGGCCGTCGACGGCGATTTCGACGACCGCGACCCGAAACTGGGGGTGCGCGCCGACGGCACGGTGCTGCTGAGCTACTTCGTGATCGACTGGAGCACCACGCCGCTGCACACCACCCACGGCACGTACGTGCACAGCAGCACCGACGGCGGGCGTACGTGGAGCGAGCCCATCCCGGTCGGCACGTCCATGATCGACGAGGGCGGACGGCTCACCCCGGCGGTGCCCACGTGGGCGGCCTCGCACGGCGGGGCGGTCGAGCTGCCCACCGGCGACGTGTTGCTGCCCCTGTACGGCCGTCTCCCCGGCGAGAAGTGGCAGCGCGCGACAGTGGTGCGCAGCACGGACGGCGGGCGCACGTGGCCGGCCGAGTCCGAGGTGCTGCTGGCCGAGGGCGACGGCGTGCACTACCAGGAGCCGACGCTGACCGTGCTCGACGACGGCACCGTGGTCGCGCTGATCCGCACGACGGCCGACCGGGCGTGGATCTGCCGTTCCACCGACCACGGCCACACGTGGAGCGAGGCCCAGCCGACCGACATGCCGGCCTCCTCCCACCACGCGCTGACGCTGAGCACCGGCGAGGTCCTGGTGACGTACGGGGATCTGTCGCCCCGTTTCTCCGAGCACCGCGACACGGTCGGCCGGCTGGTCCGCGACCCGGCCAAGACGTGGGACGGCTACCCGGACGTGCAGCTCTACGACTCCGGCCACCCCGACCAGGCCAACCCGTCCAGTGTCGAGGTCGCGCCGGGGCGGTTCCTGACGGTGAGCTTCGACGTGCGCGAGGCCACGGTCGTCGGCTTCTTCACCACGCCGGCGGACTATCCGGGCTGA